One part of the Lachnospiraceae bacterium JLR.KK002 genome encodes these proteins:
- a CDS encoding response regulator transcription factor, producing MNEYKIMVVDDEPDILDLLEKALSIEGFPAVIKIDTGRKAINACKEIQPDVIILDVMLPDIDGYEVCRQIRQFSHCPILFLSSKNDELDKILGLAVGGDDYVTKPFSPREIAYRVKAQLRRMEYRQSPCAGRTIEIGALTIDTDGCRALKDGRDLELTAREFEILQYLAENKGRVISRERLYEAVWNEDSFGCDNTVMVHIRHLREKMETDPAAPRYLITMKGLGYKLVNPYEK from the coding sequence ATGAATGAATATAAAATTATGGTCGTGGACGATGAACCGGATATTCTGGATCTGCTCGAAAAGGCTTTAAGTATTGAGGGCTTTCCCGCTGTCATAAAAATTGATACAGGCAGAAAGGCGATAAATGCCTGCAAAGAAATACAGCCGGATGTGATTATCTTAGATGTTATGCTGCCGGATATTGACGGCTACGAAGTGTGCAGGCAGATCCGGCAGTTTTCCCATTGCCCCATCCTGTTCCTTTCCTCCAAAAATGATGAATTGGATAAAATCCTTGGCCTGGCTGTGGGCGGCGACGATTATGTTACCAAGCCTTTCAGCCCCAGGGAAATTGCTTACAGGGTGAAAGCACAGCTGCGCCGCATGGAATACAGGCAAAGCCCCTGCGCCGGCCGGACAATAGAAATCGGAGCCTTGACGATTGATACAGATGGCTGTAGGGCGCTCAAAGACGGCCGGGATCTGGAACTGACTGCCAGGGAGTTTGAGATACTGCAATACCTGGCGGAAAATAAAGGGCGGGTAATCAGCCGCGAGCGCTTATATGAAGCGGTCTGGAACGAGGACAGCTTTGGCTGCGATAATACGGTCATGGTCCATATCCGGCACCTGCGCGAGAAAATGGAAACCGATCCTGCTGCTCCCAGGTATCTTATCACAATGAAAGGATTAGGCTATAAACTGGTAAATCCTTATGAAAAGTAA
- a CDS encoding PLDc N-terminal domain-containing protein has product MPDVKEFLPFLIPLIIVEFVLLGVTLYHILTHKTYKRGSRGLWIAVVLIGMEFIGPVLYFLLGKEDA; this is encoded by the coding sequence ATGCCTGACGTAAAGGAATTTCTGCCTTTTCTGATTCCCCTGATAATCGTTGAGTTTGTATTGCTTGGGGTTACCCTTTATCATATTCTGACTCATAAGACATATAAACGGGGCAGCAGGGGGCTGTGGATTGCAGTTGTGCTGATTGGAATGGAATTTATAGGGCCTGTTCTGTACTTTCTGCTGGGAAAGGAGGATGCTTAA
- a CDS encoding DUF512 domain-containing protein produces the protein MLKEHIIYKIQPGSIAEELELEPGDVLVSVNNHEIEDVFDYHYYTNEEYLTVVIRRKDGEEWELEIEKEYEEDLGIVFENGLMDDYKSCHNKCIFCFIDQMPEGMRDTLYFKDDDSRLSFLQGNYVTLTNMKEHDLERIIAYKLGPINISVQTTSPKLRCKMLNNRFAGEALKKIDWLYEAGIPMNGQIVLCKGVNDGKELEKSITDLMKYMPVMESVSVVPVGLSRYREGLYPLEPFTKQDARQVLELIHHYQKICFETQGLHFIHASDEWYLLAEQELPQEESYDGYPQLENGVGMLRLLRQEFAEALAEAGRKGLTESRKTGRTEKITIATGVLAAPTLQELAEAFHQVCSAKEIQVIPVVNHFFGEQITVSGLLTGQDIIAQLKGRNMGDRLLLPCNLLRSGEEIFLDDVTLSQLENALQVETDIVKSSGQELVSCLMREVRRVK, from the coding sequence ATTTTGAAAGAGCATATCATATATAAGATTCAGCCGGGCAGCATAGCGGAGGAACTGGAACTGGAACCGGGAGACGTGCTGGTGTCCGTCAATAATCATGAAATAGAAGATGTATTTGATTATCACTATTACACCAATGAGGAATATCTTACCGTTGTAATCCGCAGGAAAGACGGAGAAGAATGGGAGCTGGAAATCGAAAAGGAATACGAAGAAGATCTGGGCATTGTGTTTGAAAACGGTCTGATGGACGATTACAAATCCTGCCATAACAAATGCATTTTCTGCTTTATTGACCAGATGCCGGAGGGAATGCGTGATACCCTGTATTTTAAGGATGACGATTCCCGCCTGTCTTTTCTTCAGGGGAATTATGTGACCCTTACCAATATGAAAGAACATGACCTGGAGCGGATTATTGCTTATAAACTGGGCCCCATCAATATATCGGTGCAGACCACCAGTCCGAAGCTGCGCTGCAAAATGCTGAATAACCGTTTTGCAGGAGAAGCCTTAAAGAAAATAGACTGGCTGTATGAGGCCGGAATTCCCATGAATGGTCAGATTGTCCTCTGCAAAGGCGTGAATGACGGAAAGGAACTGGAGAAAAGCATTACGGATCTGATGAAATATATGCCGGTGATGGAGAGCGTATCGGTGGTTCCGGTGGGACTGAGCAGATATCGGGAGGGACTGTATCCCCTGGAGCCTTTTACAAAACAGGACGCCAGGCAGGTTCTGGAACTTATTCATCATTATCAGAAGATATGTTTTGAGACTCAGGGACTGCATTTTATCCATGCCAGCGACGAGTGGTATCTGCTGGCAGAGCAGGAACTTCCTCAGGAAGAGAGCTACGATGGCTATCCGCAGCTGGAAAACGGTGTGGGAATGCTGCGCCTGCTCCGGCAGGAATTTGCGGAAGCCCTGGCAGAAGCCGGAAGAAAAGGACTGACGGAGTCCCGAAAGACGGGCAGAACAGAGAAAATCACCATCGCAACAGGAGTGCTTGCGGCTCCCACCCTGCAGGAACTGGCAGAAGCGTTTCATCAGGTCTGTTCGGCAAAAGAGATACAGGTCATTCCCGTTGTGAATCATTTCTTCGGAGAGCAGATTACGGTTTCCGGGCTGCTGACGGGACAGGATATTATTGCTCAGTTAAAAGGCAGAAATATGGGCGACAGGCTGCTTTTGCCCTGCAACCTTCTGCGCAGCGGCGAGGAGATATTTCTGGACGATGTTACATTGTCCCAGTTGGAAAATGCTTTACAAGTGGAGACAGATATTGTAAAATCAAGCGGACAGGAGCTGGTGTCGTGTTTGATGAGAGAAGTTAGGAGAGTGAAATGA
- a CDS encoding acyltransferase family protein, which yields MNDLKESMGRKYYIDNLRWLAILLLFPFHAAQIWSGGEYSGFYIWSHTNTALYVFSTAVYPWYMTFLFAIAGMSCKYSLLKRTNKQFVVERIKKLVIPFFFGLLVLVPVMTYTAEVFFNGYTGTYWQQYELFFTKKTDLTGYHGGFTPAHLWFLLYLFVISLTALLIVRLQKKCFPGFRAGSLSYFFIILLFVPEWFCLYALNTGGKSLGQFMLLFLFGYYILSEESILEKLQRYRFVSLLLFAMSGSLYTYLYCLENIRNIWMDGLYIFYGWMGIIMLTGIGRSKLNFHNRVSIYLTQMSFPVYILHMPVLVVAGFFVLKLPVGVAGQFLLIVLVSCIATFLIYEIVKRIPVLRFFLGMTKQEL from the coding sequence ATGAACGATTTAAAAGAATCTATGGGAAGAAAGTATTATATAGATAATTTAAGATGGCTGGCAATCCTGTTGCTTTTTCCATTCCATGCGGCACAGATTTGGAGCGGAGGCGAATACAGCGGGTTTTACATATGGTCACACACAAACACCGCTCTTTATGTGTTTTCAACTGCCGTGTACCCGTGGTATATGACTTTTTTGTTTGCTATTGCAGGTATGAGCTGTAAATATTCTCTTCTGAAAAGGACAAACAAACAATTTGTTGTGGAGCGAATAAAAAAATTAGTCATTCCATTTTTCTTTGGACTGCTTGTACTTGTTCCTGTAATGACCTATACTGCAGAAGTATTTTTTAATGGGTATACAGGCACTTACTGGCAGCAGTATGAATTGTTTTTTACAAAGAAAACCGATTTAACAGGATATCATGGAGGTTTTACTCCCGCGCATCTTTGGTTTTTACTTTATTTGTTTGTTATTTCTCTGACGGCGTTACTGATTGTTCGCCTGCAAAAGAAATGTTTTCCAGGATTCAGGGCTGGCAGCCTTTCATATTTCTTTATTATTTTGCTGTTTGTACCGGAGTGGTTTTGCCTGTATGCCCTGAACACAGGCGGGAAAAGTCTGGGGCAATTTATGCTGCTGTTTTTGTTCGGATACTATATCCTTTCGGAGGAAAGTATTCTGGAAAAATTGCAGAGGTACAGGTTTGTAAGCCTTTTACTTTTCGCAATGTCAGGCAGTCTGTATACTTATTTGTACTGCCTGGAAAATATCCGAAACATATGGATGGATGGGCTTTACATATTTTACGGATGGATGGGGATTATTATGTTGACTGGCATAGGACGGTCAAAGCTGAACTTTCATAACCGGGTCAGCATTTATTTAACCCAAATGTCTTTCCCTGTTTACATTCTCCATATGCCAGTTCTGGTGGTTGCAGGTTTTTTTGTCCTGAAATTGCCTGTTGGTGTTGCAGGACAATTTTTACTGATTGTTTTGGTTTCGTGTATTGCAACATTTTTAATATATGAAATCGTAAAAAGAATACCTGTTTTACGGTTTTTTCTCGGAATGACGAAACAGGAATTATGA
- a CDS encoding glycosyltransferase family A protein — protein sequence MSRNRDGFGTDIEAVITSFNQGTMILEAVESVCAQTLLPQKIIIIDDGSTDECSIRVLKDIEKKSDLPVPVMIHYQENGGVSSARNAGIKKAQAPMVLVLDGDDRLKPEYTEYVSRLLRDNPSMVAASSWMHTFGVLDSVVCPSGGNINSFLSRNCCPATHILRRDIFEQCGGYDESMRSGFEDWDFFLSMLETSPESWIGIVDKPLIQYRTTPVSSNIKSMDKRLELMGFIIEKHVGSYHTHISDALLGIEAISDLRLYNWENEVAHAIANHRELSQSSKDFLNNPTYGDGGMASAVRIAGLWENSR from the coding sequence ATGAGCAGAAACAGAGATGGTTTTGGGACAGACATTGAAGCAGTTATAACAAGTTTTAATCAGGGAACGATGATTCTTGAAGCCGTTGAATCCGTATGTGCCCAGACATTATTGCCGCAGAAAATTATAATCATAGATGATGGTTCCACGGACGAATGTTCCATCCGCGTATTAAAAGATATTGAAAAAAAGTCTGATTTACCGGTTCCTGTAATGATACATTATCAGGAAAATGGGGGAGTATCTTCTGCAAGAAATGCAGGTATTAAGAAAGCGCAGGCGCCGATGGTACTGGTATTGGATGGCGATGACAGACTGAAGCCGGAATATACGGAGTATGTGAGCCGGTTGCTTCGTGACAATCCATCCATGGTGGCAGCATCTTCCTGGATGCATACATTTGGCGTTTTAGATTCTGTGGTCTGTCCTTCCGGAGGGAACATAAATTCATTTTTATCCCGAAACTGTTGTCCGGCAACACATATTCTTCGCCGGGATATATTTGAACAATGCGGAGGATATGATGAATCTATGCGTTCCGGTTTTGAGGACTGGGATTTCTTTTTAAGCATGTTGGAAACTTCTCCGGAATCATGGATTGGGATTGTGGATAAACCGCTGATTCAATATCGTACAACTCCTGTTTCATCAAATATAAAAAGTATGGATAAACGGCTGGAACTTATGGGTTTTATAATCGAAAAACATGTTGGCAGCTATCATACCCATATTTCAGACGCACTGCTGGGAATAGAAGCCATATCAGATTTAAGATTATATAACTGGGAAAATGAAGTAGCCCACGCAATAGCGAATCACCGGGAATTAAGCCAGTCATCAAAAGACTTTTTAAATAATCCCACATATGGTGACGGCGGGATGGCTTCGGCTGTTCGGATTGCCGGCTTATGGGAGAATTCGAGATGA
- a CDS encoding ABC transporter permease subunit — MRAFLKKEWMELCRSGRLLVLLLIFLLFGIMNPALAKMTPWLMETLSDSLADTGLTVSKVTIDAMDSWVQFYKNIPAGMVIVILFCSSSFTGEYQKGTLIPVVTKGLSRRKILLAKGLSVSALWTVSYWLCFGITYGYNAYFWDNGIAEHLFFAGAMIWLYGIWVLAFLIFFSTVAAGSTQVLLGTGGVILGTYILSMFPKFADVLPAKLMDGMSLLQGVNVPGDYAGGLAAAVCMILLCLVLATVCFDRKVL; from the coding sequence ATGAGAGCATTTCTGAAAAAAGAATGGATGGAATTATGCCGCAGCGGCCGTCTTCTGGTACTGCTTCTGATTTTCCTGTTGTTTGGGATTATGAATCCGGCATTGGCAAAGATGACGCCCTGGCTGATGGAAACCCTTTCCGATTCCCTTGCAGATACGGGGCTGACAGTCAGTAAGGTGACCATAGACGCCATGGATTCCTGGGTGCAGTTTTATAAAAATATTCCTGCGGGGATGGTGATAGTGATTCTGTTTTGCAGTAGCAGCTTTACCGGGGAATATCAGAAAGGAACCCTGATTCCTGTGGTAACAAAAGGGTTGTCCCGCCGGAAAATCCTGCTGGCGAAAGGGCTGTCCGTGTCTGCCCTGTGGACTGTGTCGTATTGGCTCTGCTTTGGGATTACGTATGGATATAACGCATATTTCTGGGATAACGGGATTGCAGAACATCTGTTTTTTGCCGGGGCCATGATCTGGCTGTACGGAATATGGGTGCTTGCATTTCTGATATTTTTCTCAACTGTGGCAGCCGGCAGCACCCAGGTGCTTCTGGGAACCGGAGGAGTTATTCTGGGAACTTATATACTGAGCATGTTTCCCAAATTTGCTGATGTTCTGCCCGCAAAACTCATGGACGGTATGTCTCTGCTGCAGGGCGTAAACGTTCCCGGTGATTACGCCGGGGGCCTGGCGGCGGCAGTATGCATGATTCTGCTCTGTCTGGTGCTGGCAACAGTCTGCTTTGACAGAAAGGTGCTGTAG
- a CDS encoding DUF6033 family protein translates to MVITGVSNYNSVSKSAYALSGKEAAKKEETKETAATQKSAETAKNSSNEEYLKNLQKQVPYMKLQIGYGLNTNNDGKVNVLDVSPKLLEKMQNDPKAAKEYTQRLKDIEAATKWLDNYKKSIGHTVIVRHGYVDENGNFSNFSISVRKDELNEKLRKEAQENAEKRIEKTRENARKKADQLSENMEKKAEEAEKEQDRTGIIVVKSDANQDKAERLLAEKLENAKDGRILLDNDDMQKVIEAAREHDERQVEKQGNRANETGANLDLKI, encoded by the coding sequence ATGGTAATTACAGGAGTGAGTAATTACAACAGTGTTTCTAAAAGCGCATATGCTTTATCAGGAAAGGAAGCAGCAAAGAAGGAGGAAACAAAAGAAACAGCAGCTACGCAAAAAAGCGCTGAAACAGCAAAGAATAGCAGCAATGAGGAATACCTTAAAAATTTGCAGAAGCAGGTACCCTATATGAAGTTACAAATCGGGTATGGGCTTAACACAAATAATGATGGCAAAGTGAATGTTTTGGATGTCAGCCCTAAGCTCCTGGAGAAGATGCAGAATGATCCAAAGGCAGCAAAGGAATATACACAGCGGTTAAAAGATATTGAAGCGGCTACGAAATGGCTTGATAATTATAAAAAATCAATAGGGCATACCGTAATTGTCAGGCATGGGTATGTTGATGAAAACGGCAATTTTTCTAATTTTTCCATTTCGGTAAGAAAGGATGAGCTGAACGAAAAACTCCGCAAAGAAGCGCAGGAAAACGCCGAAAAGCGGATTGAGAAGACGCGTGAAAATGCCCGTAAAAAAGCAGATCAGCTTTCGGAGAATATGGAGAAAAAGGCAGAGGAGGCAGAAAAAGAGCAGGACAGAACAGGCATTATTGTTGTCAAATCAGATGCAAATCAGGATAAAGCAGAACGGTTGCTGGCAGAAAAACTGGAAAATGCGAAGGACGGAAGAATACTGCTTGATAATGATGATATGCAGAAAGTTATTGAAGCGGCAAGGGAACATGACGAAAGGCAGGTGGAAAAACAGGGCAATCGCGCAAATGAGACAGGCGCAAATCTGGATTTGAAGATATAA
- a CDS encoding radical SAM protein, with product MHFVNAKSILSAKNGMNLYRGCSHGCIYCDSRSRCYHMEHDFEDIEIKANAIELLENALKRKRAKCMLGTGSMTDPYIPLESKIGNVRKALALAEQYGFGFTLITKSDRILRDLDLLKAINEKTKCVVQMTLTTCDEDLCRKIEPNVSTTKERANALKKLNEAGIPTVVWLCPILPFINDTEENIRGILEYCVEARVYGVICFGMGLTLREGNREYFYNQLDRLFPHMKEKYIRTYGAQYQISSPKSNELMKLFHQICGDNGILHDNSKIFEYLCRFEEKNSPVQLNLFD from the coding sequence ATGCACTTTGTAAATGCGAAAAGTATCTTATCAGCCAAAAACGGAATGAATCTATATCGCGGCTGCTCCCACGGTTGTATTTACTGCGACTCACGAAGCAGATGCTATCATATGGAACACGATTTTGAGGACATTGAAATCAAGGCAAACGCCATTGAGCTTCTGGAAAATGCACTGAAACGGAAACGGGCAAAATGTATGCTGGGTACAGGCTCTATGACAGACCCCTATATACCCCTTGAAAGTAAAATCGGGAATGTCCGCAAAGCATTGGCTTTGGCAGAACAATATGGTTTCGGCTTCACGTTGATCACCAAATCCGACCGGATATTGCGGGATTTGGATTTGTTGAAAGCGATCAATGAGAAAACAAAATGTGTCGTGCAAATGACGCTGACCACCTGCGATGAAGATTTGTGCAGAAAAATTGAGCCAAACGTAAGTACAACAAAAGAGCGGGCCAACGCTTTGAAAAAGCTGAATGAAGCGGGTATCCCAACGGTTGTCTGGCTTTGCCCGATTCTTCCCTTCATCAATGATACGGAAGAAAACATCCGGGGGATTTTAGAATATTGCGTGGAAGCAAGGGTTTATGGCGTAATCTGCTTTGGAATGGGTCTGACGCTCCGCGAGGGAAACCGGGAATATTTCTATAACCAGTTAGACCGGTTGTTTCCACATATGAAAGAGAAGTATATACGTACTTACGGTGCGCAATATCAAATCAGCAGCCCAAAAAGCAACGAACTTATGAAATTATTTCATCAAATATGCGGGGACAATGGTATCCTGCATGATAACTCAAAAATCTTTGAGTACCTGTGTCGCTTTGAAGAAAAGAACAGCCCTGTCCAATTAAATCTGTTTGATTAG
- a CDS encoding GNAT family N-acetyltransferase, with amino-acid sequence MNYNIIRLMDRPEIKEKAAEWFHEKWGIPSEAYRESMEECLLKKTSVPQWYVAMEEDRIIGGLGVIENDFHDRKDLAPNVCAVYVEEDKRCKGVAGALLDYVCRDMKEKGIAVLYLVTDHTSFYERYGWEFLCMVQGDGETDMSRMYIHA; translated from the coding sequence ATGAATTATAACATAATAAGGCTTATGGACCGGCCGGAAATAAAGGAAAAAGCTGCAGAGTGGTTTCATGAAAAATGGGGCATTCCGTCAGAGGCCTACAGGGAAAGCATGGAGGAGTGTCTGCTGAAAAAAACTTCTGTTCCCCAGTGGTATGTTGCAATGGAGGAGGACAGAATTATCGGCGGTCTGGGAGTGATTGAAAATGATTTTCATGACAGGAAAGACCTTGCTCCAAATGTCTGCGCAGTTTATGTGGAAGAAGATAAACGGTGTAAGGGAGTGGCAGGCGCTTTGCTGGACTATGTTTGCAGGGATATGAAAGAGAAGGGAATTGCAGTTTTATATCTTGTGACGGATCATACTTCTTTTTATGAACGGTATGGATGGGAATTTCTGTGCATGGTACAGGGAGATGGTGAAACGGACATGAGCAGAATGTATATCCACGCCTGA
- a CDS encoding helix-turn-helix transcriptional regulator yields the protein MNKLNLSDNIIRLRHEKKLTQEELADFMGVTKGSVSKWEKGINTPDILLLPRLAAFFDVTVDELIGYEAQLSGEQIRYQYGQLSGDFAALPFREALEKTRSLAHRYYACYPLLLQLSVLYWNHYMLAETKEEQSRILQEAAGWCDRIMENSGDVGLCSDALVLKAGLNLQLGKAVEAVEALEPSADPGRLAGQNGTLLVQAYQMSGEHEKARSYAQAKYYLDLVNLTGDAVLSLSLNEHNLEQCEETIRRVKGILELYHLEELNPNLAAQFHYQSAVVFGMNGKDKETLEALRLFETCVNRLLQAERIELHGDDYFDLLDAWIDQQPLGNMAPRDKSFIKKSLGEALSHPAFGRIKDKDEFHYLLRRLTEGGETNA from the coding sequence GTGAATAAACTCAATTTATCGGATAATATTATCCGGCTCCGCCATGAAAAGAAGCTGACTCAGGAGGAACTGGCGGATTTTATGGGAGTGACCAAAGGCTCTGTCTCCAAATGGGAAAAAGGCATTAATACGCCGGATATTCTGCTTCTGCCCCGGCTGGCGGCTTTTTTCGATGTGACGGTGGATGAGCTGATTGGATATGAAGCGCAGCTTTCCGGCGAACAGATACGGTATCAGTACGGGCAGCTTTCCGGAGATTTTGCAGCCCTTCCTTTTCGGGAAGCGCTGGAGAAAACCAGGTCCCTTGCCCACAGATATTATGCCTGCTATCCTCTTTTGCTGCAGCTTTCCGTTCTGTACTGGAATCATTATATGCTGGCAGAAACAAAAGAAGAACAGAGCCGGATTTTGCAGGAGGCTGCGGGATGGTGCGACCGGATTATGGAAAATTCCGGTGATGTGGGCCTTTGCAGCGATGCGCTGGTATTAAAAGCAGGGCTGAATCTTCAGCTTGGAAAAGCGGTGGAAGCCGTTGAGGCGCTGGAACCCTCTGCAGACCCCGGCCGCCTTGCAGGGCAGAACGGAACTCTGCTGGTGCAGGCTTATCAGATGTCCGGAGAACATGAAAAGGCCAGAAGCTACGCTCAGGCAAAATATTATCTGGATCTGGTAAATCTGACCGGCGATGCCGTTCTTTCCCTTTCGCTGAATGAACATAATCTGGAACAGTGTGAGGAAACGATTCGGCGTGTGAAGGGGATTCTGGAGCTGTATCATCTGGAGGAGCTGAACCCCAATCTGGCGGCGCAGTTTCATTACCAGTCTGCGGTAGTCTTCGGGATGAACGGGAAAGATAAAGAGACGCTGGAAGCTCTCCGCCTGTTTGAAACATGTGTGAACAGACTTTTACAGGCAGAACGGATAGAACTTCACGGCGACGATTATTTTGATTTGCTGGATGCATGGATAGACCAACAGCCCCTTGGAAACATGGCGCCCAGGGACAAAAGTTTTATTAAGAAAAGCCTTGGGGAAGCTCTGTCCCATCCGGCTTTTGGCAGGATAAAGGATAAGGATGAATTTCATTATCTGCTCCGCAGACTGACGGAGGGAGGTGAAACGAATGCCTGA
- a CDS encoding ABC transporter ATP-binding protein, with the protein MDMLTLSHVAKRFGEKQVLKDVTFSVPEHTVFGFVGKNGAGKTTAMKLILGLLAGDGGEITVNGMSVRYGNTPTNRFVGYLPDVPEFYSCMTPFEYLRFCGEISGMSSKEIRARSEELLCLVGLEHENRRIRGFSRGMKQRLGVAQALFGRPGLLICDEPTSALDPAGRRELLDILTDAKEQTTVVFSTHILSDVEHICDEAAFLHDGKIVLKGTIEELRTARKAAAMELEPEQPEDTRRLLSVFPYLKSTGKRNVLLEDEKHLPQILHFLADQNISVLRIERQETSLEELFMEVVGK; encoded by the coding sequence ATGGATATGCTGACCCTTTCCCATGTGGCAAAAAGATTTGGAGAAAAACAGGTGCTTAAGGATGTTACCTTTTCTGTGCCGGAGCACACGGTGTTTGGTTTTGTGGGAAAAAACGGCGCAGGAAAAACCACCGCCATGAAACTGATTCTGGGCCTGCTTGCCGGTGACGGAGGAGAAATAACCGTAAATGGAATGTCAGTCCGCTATGGAAATACACCCACCAACCGGTTTGTGGGATATCTGCCGGATGTGCCGGAATTTTATTCCTGTATGACCCCTTTTGAATATCTGCGGTTTTGCGGGGAGATTTCCGGTATGTCTTCAAAGGAGATAAGAGCCCGCAGTGAGGAATTGCTCTGTCTGGTGGGACTGGAACATGAAAACCGCCGAATCAGAGGATTTTCCAGAGGTATGAAGCAGCGGCTGGGCGTGGCGCAGGCTCTGTTCGGGCGTCCCGGGCTCTTAATCTGCGATGAGCCCACCTCTGCGCTGGACCCGGCGGGACGCAGGGAATTGCTGGATATTCTGACAGATGCAAAGGAGCAGACAACGGTGGTGTTTTCCACTCATATTCTGTCAGATGTGGAGCATATCTGTGATGAAGCCGCATTTCTGCACGATGGAAAAATCGTCCTTAAGGGGACCATTGAGGAATTGCGGACAGCCAGGAAAGCAGCGGCAATGGAACTGGAACCGGAACAGCCGGAAGATACCCGGAGACTTTTGTCCGTATTTCCTTATCTGAAATCCACAGGCAAAAGGAATGTCCTGCTGGAGGATGAAAAACATCTGCCCCAAATCCTGCATTTTCTTGCAGACCAGAACATATCCGTTCTGCGAATCGAGCGGCAGGAAACGTCTCTGGAAGAACTGTTTATGGAGGTGGTGGGAAAATGA